One Streptomyces sp. B21-105 genomic region harbors:
- the dnaE gene encoding DNA polymerase III subunit alpha, producing the protein MSKPPFTHLHVHTQYSLLDGAARLKDMFDACNEMGMTHIAMSDHGNLHGAYDFFHTAKKAGVTPIIGIEAYVAPESRRNKRKIQWGQPHQKRDDVSGSGGYTHKTIWAANATGLHNLFKLSSDAYAEGWLQKWPRMDKETISQWSEGLIASTGCPSGELQTRLRLGQFDEALKSAAEYQDIFGKDRYFLELMDHGIDIEHRVRDGLLEIGKKLGIPPLVTNDSHYTYAHEATAHDALLCIQTGKNLSDPDRFRFDGTGYYLKSTDEMYAIDSSDAWQEGCANTLLVAEQIDTTGMFEAKNLMPKFDIPDGFTEITWFKEEVRRGMDRRFPGGVPEDRQKQVEYEMDVIIQMGFPGYFLVVADFIMWAKKNGIAVGPGRGSAAGSIVAYAMGITDLDPIPHGLIFERFLNPERVSMPDVDIDFDERRRVEVIRYVTEKYGADKVAMIGTYGKIKAKNAIKDSARVLGYPYAMGDRLTKAMPADVLGKGIDLNGITDPSHPRYSEAGEIRAMYENEPDVKKVIDTAKGVEGLVRQMGVHAAGVIMSSEPIVDHAPIWVRHTDGVTITQWDYPQCESLGLLKMDFLGLRNLTIMDDAVKMVKSNKGVDLDLLALPLDDPKTFELLQRGETLGVFQFDGGPMRSLLRLMKPDNFEDISAVSALYRPGPMGMDSHTNYALRKNKLQEITPIHPELEKPLEEVLAVTYGLIVYQEQVQKAAQIIAGYSLGEADILRRVMGKKKPDELAKNFTIFQAGAKKNGYSDEAIQALWDVLVPFAGYAFNKAHSAAYGLVSYWTAYLKANHPAEYMAGLLTSVKDDKDKSAVYLNECRRMGIKVLPPNVNESVHNFAAQGDDVILFGLEAVRNVGTNVVESIIRSRKAKGKYASFPDYLDKVEAVACNKRTTESLIKAGAFDTLGHTRKGLTAHFEPMIDNVVAVKRKEAEGQFDLFGGMGEEETTEPGFGLDVVFTEDEWDKTYLLAQEREMLGLYVSDHPLFGLEHVLSDKADAGIAQLTGGEHADGAVVTIGGIISGLQRKMTKQGNAWAIATVEDLAGSIECMFFPATYQLVSTQLVEDAVVFVKGRLDKREDVPRLVAMELQVPDLSNAGTNAPVILTIPATRVTPPMINRLGEILTHHKGDSEVRIRLQGPTKTTVLRLDRHRVKPDPALFGDLKVLLGPSCLAG; encoded by the coding sequence GTGTCAAAGCCGCCGTTCACGCACCTGCACGTCCACACCCAGTACTCGCTGCTGGACGGTGCCGCGCGGCTCAAGGACATGTTCGACGCGTGCAACGAGATGGGCATGACCCACATCGCCATGTCCGACCACGGCAACCTCCACGGGGCCTACGACTTCTTCCACACCGCGAAGAAGGCCGGGGTCACCCCGATCATCGGGATCGAGGCGTACGTCGCCCCCGAGTCGCGCCGCAACAAGCGCAAGATCCAGTGGGGCCAGCCGCACCAGAAGCGCGACGACGTCTCCGGTTCCGGCGGCTACACCCACAAGACGATCTGGGCGGCGAACGCGACGGGCCTGCACAACCTCTTCAAGCTCTCCTCGGACGCGTACGCCGAGGGCTGGCTCCAGAAGTGGCCCCGGATGGACAAGGAGACCATCTCCCAGTGGTCCGAGGGCCTCATCGCCTCCACCGGCTGCCCCTCCGGCGAGCTCCAGACCCGGCTGCGCCTCGGCCAGTTCGACGAGGCCCTGAAGTCGGCCGCCGAGTACCAGGACATCTTCGGCAAGGACCGCTACTTCCTGGAGCTGATGGACCACGGCATCGACATCGAGCACCGGGTCCGTGACGGCCTGCTGGAGATCGGCAAGAAACTCGGCATCCCGCCGCTGGTCACCAACGACTCGCACTACACGTACGCGCACGAGGCGACCGCGCACGACGCGCTGCTGTGCATCCAGACCGGCAAGAACCTCTCCGACCCGGACCGCTTCCGCTTCGACGGCACCGGCTACTACCTGAAGTCCACGGACGAGATGTACGCCATCGACTCCTCGGACGCCTGGCAGGAGGGCTGCGCCAACACTCTCCTGGTGGCCGAGCAGATCGACACCACCGGCATGTTCGAGGCCAAGAACCTCATGCCGAAGTTCGACATCCCCGACGGCTTCACCGAGATCACCTGGTTCAAGGAGGAGGTCCGCCGGGGGATGGACCGCCGCTTCCCGGGCGGCGTCCCCGAGGACCGGCAGAAGCAGGTCGAGTACGAGATGGACGTCATCATCCAGATGGGGTTCCCGGGCTACTTCCTCGTCGTCGCCGACTTCATCATGTGGGCGAAGAAGAACGGCATCGCGGTCGGTCCCGGGCGTGGCTCCGCGGCCGGTTCGATCGTCGCCTACGCGATGGGCATCACCGACCTCGACCCGATCCCGCACGGCCTGATCTTCGAGCGGTTCCTCAACCCCGAGCGCGTCTCCATGCCCGACGTCGACATCGACTTCGACGAGCGCAGGCGCGTCGAGGTGATCCGGTACGTGACCGAGAAGTACGGCGCCGACAAGGTCGCCATGATCGGCACCTACGGCAAGATCAAGGCCAAGAACGCGATCAAGGACTCCGCGCGCGTGCTGGGCTACCCGTACGCGATGGGCGACCGCCTCACCAAGGCCATGCCCGCCGACGTCCTGGGCAAGGGCATCGACCTCAACGGCATCACCGACCCCTCGCACCCGCGCTACAGCGAGGCGGGCGAGATCCGCGCGATGTACGAGAACGAGCCGGACGTCAAGAAGGTCATCGACACCGCCAAGGGCGTCGAGGGCCTGGTCCGGCAGATGGGCGTGCACGCGGCCGGCGTGATCATGTCCAGCGAGCCCATCGTCGACCACGCCCCCATCTGGGTGCGGCACACCGACGGCGTGACCATCACCCAGTGGGACTACCCGCAGTGCGAGTCGCTCGGCCTGCTGAAGATGGACTTCCTCGGCCTGCGCAACCTCACGATCATGGACGACGCCGTCAAGATGGTGAAGTCCAACAAGGGCGTCGACCTCGACCTGCTGGCCCTGCCGCTCGACGACCCGAAGACCTTCGAACTCCTCCAGCGCGGTGAGACCCTCGGCGTCTTCCAGTTCGACGGCGGCCCCATGCGCTCCCTGCTGCGCCTGATGAAGCCCGACAACTTCGAGGACATCTCCGCCGTCTCCGCGCTCTACCGTCCGGGCCCGATGGGCATGGACTCGCACACCAACTACGCGCTGCGCAAGAACAAGCTCCAGGAGATCACGCCGATCCACCCGGAGCTGGAGAAGCCCCTCGAGGAGGTCCTGGCCGTCACCTACGGCCTGATCGTCTACCAGGAGCAGGTGCAGAAGGCCGCCCAGATCATCGCCGGGTACTCACTCGGCGAGGCCGACATCCTGCGCCGCGTGATGGGCAAGAAGAAGCCCGACGAGCTGGCGAAGAACTTCACCATCTTCCAGGCCGGCGCGAAGAAGAACGGCTACAGCGACGAGGCGATCCAGGCCCTGTGGGACGTGCTGGTCCCGTTCGCCGGCTACGCCTTCAACAAGGCGCACTCCGCCGCGTACGGCCTGGTCTCGTACTGGACCGCCTACCTGAAGGCCAACCACCCCGCCGAATACATGGCCGGGCTGCTCACCTCGGTCAAGGACGACAAGGACAAGTCGGCCGTCTACCTCAACGAGTGCCGGCGCATGGGCATCAAGGTGCTCCCGCCGAACGTCAACGAGTCGGTGCACAACTTCGCCGCCCAGGGCGACGACGTGATCCTCTTCGGCCTCGAGGCCGTCCGCAACGTCGGCACCAACGTGGTGGAGTCGATCATCAGGAGCCGCAAGGCCAAGGGCAAGTACGCCTCCTTCCCCGACTACCTCGACAAGGTCGAGGCCGTCGCCTGCAACAAGCGCACCACGGAGTCGCTGATCAAGGCGGGCGCGTTCGACACCCTGGGGCATACCCGCAAGGGCCTCACCGCCCACTTCGAGCCGATGATCGACAACGTGGTCGCGGTCAAGCGCAAGGAGGCCGAGGGACAGTTCGACCTCTTCGGGGGCATGGGCGAGGAGGAGACCACGGAACCGGGCTTCGGCCTGGACGTCGTCTTCACCGAGGACGAGTGGGACAAGACGTATCTGCTCGCCCAGGAGCGGGAGATGCTCGGTCTGTATGTCTCCGATCACCCGCTGTTCGGCCTGGAGCACGTGCTGTCCGACAAGGCGGACGCGGGAATCGCCCAGCTCACCGGCGGCGAGCACGCGGACGGCGCGGTGGTGACCATCGGCGGCATCATCTCCGGCCTCCAGCGCAAGATGACCAAGCAGGGCAACGCCTGGGCGATCGCCACCGTGGAGGACCTCGCGGGCTCCATCGAGTGCATGTTCTTCCCGGCGACCTACCAGCTCGTCTCCACCCAACTCGTCGAGGACGCCGTCGTCTTCGTCAAGGGCCGCCTCGACAAGCGCGAGGACGTGCCGCGGCTGGTCGCGATGGAGCTCCAGGTCCCGGACCTGTCGAACGCGGGCACCAACGCGCCCGTGATCCTCACCATCCCGGCGACCCGGGTCACCCCGCCGATGATCAACCGCCTCGGCGAGATCCTCACCCACCACAAGGGCGACAGCGAGGTCCGGATCAGGCTCCAGGGCCCGACGAAGACGACCGTCCTGCGGCTGGACCGGCACCGGGTCAAGCCCGACCCCGCGCTCTTCGGCGATCTGAAGGTCCTGCTCGGCCCGTCCTGCCTCGCGGGCTGA
- a CDS encoding DUF2252 domain-containing protein, with protein MSVPQLDDEHRGEQILAVFDTAFGELLAADPAAFRVKFRKMAASAFAFYRGTAGLFYHDLDAEKRGGPFLDERTSRVWIHGDLHAENFGTYMDANGRLIFNVNDFDEAYVGPFTWDLKRLSASLALIGYAKALSDDQITELVEVFAGAYRERIHALATGAKSDEVPPFTLDTAQGPLLDALRDARSLTRFGLLDSMTEIRDFERRFAPGGGSIELDAATRYKVLAAFDGYLETLPETSLARPDSYRVKDVVGRRGIGIGSAGLPSYNILLEGHSDALENDVVIYIKQAQTPAVSRHITDPAIRDYFQHEGHRTVISQRALQQHADPWLGWTELGGAGQLVAEVSPYAVDLDWGDIDDPEEIAGVVADLGRATATMHAAADDTSGESLVPFSTERAIDAAIAADEEGFAPLLVDFAHGYGARARADHQIFVDLFRNGRIPGL; from the coding sequence ATGTCGGTTCCGCAGCTCGACGACGAGCACCGCGGCGAGCAGATCCTCGCCGTCTTCGACACCGCGTTCGGCGAGCTCCTGGCCGCCGACCCGGCCGCGTTCCGCGTGAAGTTCCGGAAGATGGCGGCCTCGGCGTTCGCGTTCTACCGGGGCACGGCCGGCCTCTTCTACCACGACCTGGACGCGGAGAAGCGGGGCGGCCCGTTCCTGGACGAGCGCACCTCGCGCGTGTGGATCCACGGAGACCTGCACGCGGAGAACTTCGGCACGTACATGGACGCCAACGGGCGGCTGATCTTCAACGTCAACGACTTCGACGAGGCCTACGTCGGCCCCTTCACCTGGGACCTCAAGCGCCTCTCCGCCTCCCTCGCCCTCATCGGGTACGCGAAGGCGCTCTCCGACGACCAGATCACGGAGCTGGTGGAGGTCTTCGCGGGCGCGTACCGCGAGCGGATCCACGCGCTGGCCACCGGCGCGAAGAGCGACGAGGTGCCGCCCTTCACCCTGGACACCGCCCAGGGCCCGCTGCTGGACGCCCTGCGCGACGCCCGCTCGCTGACCCGCTTCGGCCTGCTGGACTCGATGACGGAGATCCGTGACTTCGAGCGCCGCTTCGCGCCCGGCGGCGGCTCCATCGAGCTGGACGCCGCCACCCGCTACAAGGTGCTCGCCGCCTTCGACGGCTACCTGGAGACTCTGCCGGAGACATCGCTGGCCCGCCCGGACTCCTACCGGGTGAAGGACGTCGTCGGCCGCCGCGGCATCGGCATCGGCTCGGCCGGTCTGCCGTCGTACAACATCCTCCTGGAGGGTCACAGCGACGCCCTGGAGAACGACGTCGTGATCTACATCAAGCAGGCCCAGACCCCGGCCGTCTCCCGGCACATCACCGACCCGGCGATCCGTGACTACTTCCAGCACGAGGGCCATCGCACGGTGATCTCCCAGCGCGCCCTCCAGCAGCACGCGGACCCGTGGCTGGGCTGGACCGAGCTCGGCGGTGCCGGCCAGCTGGTCGCCGAGGTCTCGCCGTACGCCGTCGACCTGGACTGGGGCGACATCGACGACCCGGAGGAGATCGCCGGCGTCGTCGCCGACCTGGGCCGGGCGACGGCCACCATGCACGCGGCGGCGGACGACACCTCCGGCGAGTCCCTGGTCCCCTTCTCCACCGAGCGGGCCATCGACGCGGCGATCGCGGCCGACGAGGAGGGCTTCGCACCCCTCCTGGTCGACTTCGCGCACGGCTACGGCGCACGCGCGCGTGCCGACCACCAGATCTTCGTCGACCTGTTCCGCAACGGACGGATTCCGGGTCTGTGA
- a CDS encoding thioredoxin domain-containing protein, whose product MSKRNSAAAKTAARERLRIEREREAKRAKVKRQIIVACSVVGVLAAAGGIGYAVVQANKPSYWEEAKDAKVVAPANTSGTNGTTVMLGKSTAKKVLKMYEDPRCPICAQFEQTVGAAVEKDLDAGKFKIQYIGASFLDGDRLSDGTIGSRGEGSKNALSAMGAALNVSTDAFIEYKTALYSAKWHPEESDDKFKSDSYLIEVADAVPALKGNTKFQNAVKNGTYDAWALAMSKTFDNNKDGVDGTPSLVMDGKKLTAPNSDNAPMSVADYTTAITAALGG is encoded by the coding sequence ATGAGCAAGCGGAACAGTGCGGCGGCGAAGACGGCCGCCCGGGAGCGGCTGCGCATCGAGCGCGAGCGCGAGGCCAAGCGCGCCAAGGTCAAGCGTCAGATCATCGTCGCCTGCTCGGTCGTCGGCGTCCTGGCCGCCGCCGGCGGCATAGGCTACGCCGTCGTCCAGGCCAACAAGCCCAGCTACTGGGAGGAGGCGAAGGACGCCAAGGTCGTCGCCCCCGCCAACACCTCGGGCACGAACGGCACGACGGTCATGCTCGGCAAGAGCACGGCCAAGAAGGTCCTGAAGATGTACGAGGACCCCCGCTGCCCGATCTGCGCGCAGTTCGAGCAGACGGTCGGAGCGGCGGTCGAGAAGGACCTCGACGCCGGCAAGTTCAAGATCCAGTACATCGGCGCCTCGTTCCTGGACGGCGACCGGCTCAGTGACGGCACGATCGGTTCGCGCGGCGAGGGCTCCAAGAACGCGCTGAGCGCCATGGGCGCCGCGCTGAACGTGAGCACGGACGCGTTCATCGAGTACAAGACCGCGCTCTACTCGGCGAAGTGGCACCCGGAGGAGTCGGACGACAAGTTCAAGAGCGACAGCTACCTCATCGAGGTGGCCGACGCGGTTCCCGCGCTGAAGGGCAACACGAAGTTCCAGAACGCCGTCAAGAACGGTACCTATGACGCCTGGGCCCTCGCGATGTCGAAGACCTTCGACAACAACAAGGACGGCGTCGACGGCACCCCCTCCCTGGTCATGGACGGCAAGAAGCTCACGGCCCCCAACAGTGACAACGCCCCCATGTCGGTCGCCGACTACACCACGGCGATCACGGCGGCCCTGGGCGGCTGA
- a CDS encoding alkaline phosphatase D family protein, with translation MTSRYRSSTSADVPSEHPDSLSPRRRTVVKAAAATVVLAGPLAAALPARAAARTPAFLHGLASGDPLPDGILLWTRVTPAAEATPGSGLGPDTEVSWVVATDRALTNVVNKGSTTATAASDHTVKADIRGLQPATDYYFRFSADGAETPVARARTAPATDAAVTGLRFGVVSCANWEAGYFSSYRHLAARGDLDAWLHLGDYIYEYGTGEYGARDTVVRQTAPTHEIRTLADYRTRHGIYKTDPDLQALHVKAPVIAIWDDHEFANDTWSGGAENHTEGAEGSWSARQAAAKQAYFEWMPVRPAIAGTTYRRLRFGKLVDLSLLDLRSFRSQQVKVGNGTVDDPDRTLTGRAQLDWLKAGLKSSDTIWRLVGNSVMISPFAIGSLAADLFKPLAELLGLPQEGIALNTDQWDGYTDDRRELLAHLRANAIRNTVFLTGDIHMAWANDVPVDAGTYPLSPSAATEFVVTSVTSDNLDDIVKVPEGTLTAVASPVIRAANRHVHFVDTDRHGYGVLDITAERAQMDYYVLSDRTSATATSSWHRSYRTRSGTQKVERTYDPV, from the coding sequence GTGACCAGTCGATACAGATCGTCCACGAGCGCCGACGTCCCGTCGGAGCACCCCGACTCCCTTTCTCCACGCCGCCGTACGGTCGTCAAGGCCGCGGCGGCGACCGTCGTCCTGGCCGGACCGCTCGCAGCCGCGCTCCCGGCCCGCGCCGCCGCGCGGACCCCGGCGTTCCTGCACGGCCTCGCCTCCGGCGACCCGCTGCCCGACGGCATCCTGCTGTGGACCCGGGTGACGCCCGCCGCCGAGGCGACACCGGGCTCCGGACTCGGCCCGGACACCGAGGTGAGCTGGGTCGTCGCCACGGACCGGGCGCTGACGAACGTCGTCAACAAGGGCTCCACGACCGCCACGGCCGCGTCCGACCACACCGTCAAGGCCGACATCCGCGGCCTTCAGCCGGCCACCGACTACTACTTCCGCTTCTCGGCGGACGGCGCCGAGACCCCCGTCGCGCGTGCCCGCACCGCGCCCGCCACGGACGCCGCCGTGACGGGTCTGCGCTTCGGCGTGGTCTCCTGCGCCAACTGGGAGGCCGGCTACTTCTCCTCGTACCGACACCTCGCGGCCCGCGGCGACCTGGACGCCTGGCTGCATCTGGGCGACTACATCTACGAGTACGGCACCGGCGAGTACGGGGCGCGCGACACCGTCGTGCGGCAGACCGCGCCCACCCACGAGATCCGCACGCTCGCCGACTACCGCACCCGGCACGGCATCTACAAGACGGACCCCGACCTTCAGGCGCTGCATGTGAAGGCCCCGGTCATCGCGATATGGGACGACCACGAGTTCGCCAACGACACCTGGTCGGGCGGCGCCGAGAACCACACCGAAGGCGCCGAGGGCTCCTGGTCGGCCCGTCAGGCGGCCGCGAAACAGGCCTACTTCGAGTGGATGCCGGTCCGGCCCGCGATCGCCGGCACCACCTACCGCCGTCTGCGGTTCGGCAAGCTCGTCGATCTCTCGCTGCTGGACCTGCGCTCCTTCCGTTCCCAGCAGGTCAAGGTCGGCAACGGCACGGTCGACGACCCGGACCGCACGCTCACCGGGCGCGCCCAGCTGGACTGGCTGAAGGCCGGGCTGAAGTCCTCCGACACCATCTGGCGGCTGGTCGGCAACTCGGTGATGATCTCGCCGTTCGCCATCGGCTCGCTCGCCGCGGACCTGTTCAAGCCGCTCGCCGAGCTGCTCGGCCTGCCGCAGGAGGGGATAGCCCTCAACACCGACCAGTGGGACGGCTACACCGACGACCGCCGCGAGCTCCTCGCCCACCTGCGCGCGAACGCCATCCGCAACACCGTGTTCCTGACCGGAGACATCCACATGGCGTGGGCCAACGACGTGCCGGTGGACGCCGGGACGTATCCGCTGTCGCCCTCGGCCGCCACCGAGTTCGTGGTCACCTCGGTGACCTCCGACAACCTCGACGACATCGTGAAGGTCCCCGAGGGCACCCTCACCGCGGTCGCCTCGCCCGTCATCCGGGCCGCGAACCGGCACGTCCACTTCGTCGACACCGACCGGCACGGCTACGGCGTGCTGGACATCACCGCCGAGCGCGCGCAGATGGACTACTACGTCCTGTCCGACCGCACGAGCGCCACCGCGACCTCCTCCTGGCACCGCTCCTACCGCACCCGCAGCGGCACCCAGAAGGTGGAGCGGACGTACGACCCCGTCTGA
- a CDS encoding dienelactone hydrolase family protein, protein MNIMLFHSTYGPRPAVRAAADRLRAAGHEVWTPDLFGGRTFDTVEEGMAYNAEIGKDELLKRAVLAAAPYSERGVVYAGFSLGASIAQTLALGDDKARGLLLLHGTSDLAPNVSVDGLPVQLHVAEPDPFETDDWLSAWYLQMGRAGADVEVYRYAGAGHLYTDPGLPDYDEEAAEATWRVALGFLESL, encoded by the coding sequence ATGAACATCATGCTCTTTCACTCGACCTACGGTCCGCGGCCGGCGGTGCGCGCCGCTGCGGACCGGCTGCGTGCCGCCGGGCACGAGGTCTGGACGCCGGACCTCTTCGGGGGGCGCACGTTCGACACGGTCGAGGAGGGCATGGCGTACAACGCGGAGATCGGCAAGGACGAGCTGTTGAAGAGAGCCGTGCTGGCCGCCGCGCCCTACTCGGAGCGCGGGGTGGTGTACGCCGGGTTCTCGCTGGGCGCGTCGATCGCCCAGACCCTCGCCCTCGGCGACGACAAGGCGCGCGGTCTGCTCCTCCTGCACGGCACCTCGGACCTCGCGCCGAACGTCTCGGTGGACGGCCTTCCGGTGCAGCTGCATGTCGCGGAGCCGGACCCGTTCGAGACCGACGACTGGCTGAGCGCCTGGTACCTCCAGATGGGCCGGGCCGGCGCCGACGTGGAGGTCTACCGGTACGCGGGCGCCGGGCACCTGTACACCGACCCCGGGCTCCCTGACTACGACGAGGAGGCGGCCGAGGCCACCTGGCGGGTGGCGCTCGGCTTCCTGGAGAGCCTCTGA
- a CDS encoding mechanosensitive ion channel family protein, producing MENLLRPVIVMGGSMVLTVLIGWATDRLLSKADQRHPETPLWGLLRRGRIPYQLVLCAALLRASYDEAQLLDDHKVGIGRTLTLVLIGSAAWLVIRIAGAVVETSYSRYARMHRDPARVRRVRTQVSLIMRVVSAVVGVMAAATMLLTFPAMRAAGASLLASAGILGIVAGVAAQSTLSNMFAGLQIAFGDMVRIGDTVVVDGEWGTVEEITLTFLTVRTWDERRITMPVSYFTSKPFENWSRGTPQMTGIVYWHVDHAAPVEAMREKLRDILRECPAWDGRACGLDVTDTTPNTMQVRALVTAKDADDIWTVRVAVREQMIRWLSKEHPYALPRVNTADAALPRAASRARPSRPTERPAASTERRARATDPQFPRSAPPLT from the coding sequence ATGGAGAACCTGCTCCGCCCCGTGATCGTGATGGGCGGCTCGATGGTGCTGACCGTCCTCATCGGCTGGGCCACCGACCGCCTGCTGTCCAAAGCCGACCAACGGCACCCGGAGACCCCGCTGTGGGGTCTGCTGCGCCGTGGCCGCATCCCCTATCAGCTGGTGCTGTGCGCGGCGCTGCTCAGAGCGTCGTACGACGAGGCACAGCTGCTGGACGACCACAAGGTCGGCATCGGCCGGACCCTCACCCTGGTGCTGATCGGCTCGGCGGCCTGGCTCGTGATCCGGATCGCGGGGGCGGTCGTCGAGACGTCGTACTCGCGCTATGCGCGCATGCACCGCGACCCGGCCCGGGTCCGGCGGGTGCGGACCCAGGTGTCGCTGATCATGCGGGTGGTCTCGGCGGTCGTCGGCGTGATGGCCGCGGCCACGATGCTGCTGACGTTCCCCGCCATGCGGGCGGCGGGCGCCTCCCTGCTGGCCTCGGCCGGGATCCTCGGCATCGTCGCCGGTGTGGCCGCCCAGTCGACGCTGAGCAACATGTTCGCCGGCCTGCAGATCGCCTTCGGCGACATGGTGCGCATCGGGGACACGGTCGTGGTGGACGGCGAATGGGGCACGGTCGAGGAGATCACCCTGACCTTCCTGACGGTGCGGACCTGGGACGAGCGCCGGATCACGATGCCCGTGTCGTACTTCACCTCGAAGCCCTTCGAGAACTGGTCGCGCGGCACCCCGCAGATGACGGGCATCGTCTACTGGCACGTCGACCACGCGGCTCCCGTGGAGGCGATGCGCGAGAAGCTGCGCGACATCCTGCGCGAGTGCCCGGCCTGGGACGGCCGCGCCTGCGGTCTCGACGTCACCGACACCACACCCAACACCATGCAGGTGAGGGCGCTGGTCACGGCCAAGGACGCCGACGACATCTGGACGGTGCGCGTCGCGGTCCGGGAGCAGATGATCCGCTGGCTGTCCAAGGAGCACCCCTACGCGCTTCCCCGCGTCAACACCGCGGACGCCGCACTGCCCCGGGCCGCGTCCCGGGCCCGTCCGTCCCGCCCGACGGAGCGGCCCGCCGCGTCCACGGAGCGCCGCGCACGGGCCACTGACCCTCAGTTCCCTCGCTCGGCGCCCCCGTTGACCTGA
- a CDS encoding SDR family NAD(P)-dependent oxidoreductase, whose translation MTRNVVISGGGTGIGLAAAQAFAADGDRVLLLGRRPEVLEQAGVPGALTHAADLSDPDQVRAVARFVGAEFGTVDVLVHSAGGAGHLEPPSDSDDPLDRVAHHWTVNFRSNTLSAALLTEALKDRLAAPGGRVLFVSSIAAFRGSGSGAYGGAKAALHPYARDLARELGPRGVTANVVAPGYVEDTEFFGDAIEPARRERLVGETFTGRAGTPGDIAATLHWLASPGAGHVTSQVVQVNGGAERGN comes from the coding sequence ATGACACGCAACGTAGTGATCAGTGGAGGCGGAACAGGAATCGGACTCGCAGCGGCGCAGGCCTTCGCGGCGGACGGGGACCGGGTGCTGCTGCTCGGACGACGGCCGGAGGTGTTGGAGCAGGCCGGGGTGCCCGGAGCCCTCACCCACGCCGCGGATCTGAGTGATCCGGACCAGGTGCGCGCAGTCGCCCGGTTCGTCGGGGCGGAGTTCGGCACGGTGGACGTGCTCGTCCACAGTGCCGGGGGCGCAGGGCACCTGGAGCCGCCGAGCGACAGCGACGATCCGCTCGACCGGGTCGCACACCACTGGACGGTCAACTTCCGGAGCAACACGCTCAGCGCGGCCCTGCTCACCGAGGCACTGAAGGACCGGCTCGCCGCGCCGGGCGGGCGGGTGCTGTTCGTCAGCTCGATCGCCGCCTTCCGGGGATCGGGCAGCGGGGCGTACGGCGGCGCCAAGGCCGCGCTGCACCCGTACGCCCGCGATCTCGCGCGGGAGCTGGGGCCGCGGGGCGTCACCGCGAACGTCGTCGCCCCCGGCTACGTCGAGGACACCGAGTTCTTCGGCGACGCCATCGAACCGGCGCGGCGCGAGCGCCTCGTGGGGGAGACCTTCACCGGCCGGGCCGGGACGCCCGGGGACATCGCAGCCACACTGCACTGGCTGGCGTCCCCGGGCGCCGGACACGTCACCTCGCAGGTCGTTCAGGTCAACGGGGGCGCCGAGCGAGGGAACTGA
- a CDS encoding GNAT family N-acetyltransferase, with protein sequence MTGTPAYTVRVAEDLADREACFAVRKEVFVGEQGVPEDLEYDEHDAGAVHLLAAREDGTALGTGRLLYGEAAAARTGGDPSVGSLGRLAVTREARGLGVGVALVRAVEEAARARGLTAVDLHAQTQALGFYERLGYTAYGPQDLEAGIAHRSMRRPL encoded by the coding sequence ATGACCGGCACGCCCGCGTACACGGTGCGCGTCGCCGAGGACCTCGCCGACCGGGAGGCGTGCTTCGCCGTCCGCAAGGAGGTCTTCGTCGGCGAACAGGGCGTCCCCGAGGACCTGGAGTACGACGAGCACGACGCGGGCGCCGTGCACCTGCTGGCGGCCCGGGAGGACGGGACCGCGCTCGGCACCGGGCGGCTGCTGTACGGCGAGGCGGCCGCGGCCAGGACCGGCGGCGACCCGTCGGTGGGTTCGCTGGGGCGGCTCGCCGTGACACGCGAGGCGCGCGGTCTGGGCGTCGGGGTCGCGCTGGTGCGGGCCGTCGAGGAGGCGGCACGCGCGCGGGGGCTCACGGCCGTGGACCTGCACGCGCAGACGCAGGCGCTGGGTTTCTACGAACGGCTGGGGTACACGGCCTACGGGCCACAGGACCTGGAGGCGGGCATAGCCCACCGGTCCATGCGGCGTCCGCTGTAG